In Azospirillum baldaniorum, one DNA window encodes the following:
- a CDS encoding methyl-accepting chemotaxis protein yields the protein MPDTLRALDVTKTAYFGLGPESVASLRQALPIISKALPGVLDRFYARTMAQPELAALFANPAQVEGAKRAQIAHWTRLFEGRFDDGYKESVRAVGIAHHRIGLSPSWYVGGYAFILGEIMAALAQSMGGTLLTGSRLGSIVTMQRAVVSAVLMDLDAALSVYWDRLIDERLQAVDAMVDSIDHEANDVVDSVASYTADLRRTVGDLDSVCATVKDSITSTSADTAEALDAAQTVASGAEQLQAAVGEISVQVGGASRIAGEAEEKSGEARQIMAQLSTAAQEIGGILNIIRAIAGQTNLLALNATIEAARAGEAGKGFAVVATEVKNLAGQSAKAADEIAAKVGAIQAVAEQAITGMDGVATTITTMQEINSSIAAAVEEQSSASREIARNIGEVAGIFRGIASRMTEVSGETERATTVAYTVGESANRMQEALDTLPSLLARAIRTSSDLANRRHTRRRPVLLDGSVDQTPALVRDISECGCYAETKGAAPSGGQVTVSLPGYKLSLRGSVVARHDNRLHIRFDERKIGREEVDRMSRDGVGELVRLAKQDHLAFVEKIMEAVGGQRTLLPADLSTHHSCRLGRWYDSVNDPRTMRLPTYRGMATPHRTVHESGREALLALQAGNRMEAERHAAEMTRASAEVVRLLDEMERDFARTLAEAAE from the coding sequence ATGCCGGACACCCTGCGTGCCCTTGACGTCACCAAGACCGCCTATTTCGGTTTGGGACCGGAATCGGTCGCCAGTCTGCGACAGGCCTTGCCGATCATCTCCAAGGCCCTGCCGGGGGTTCTGGACCGCTTCTACGCCCGCACGATGGCCCAGCCCGAACTGGCCGCCCTGTTCGCCAATCCGGCGCAGGTCGAAGGAGCCAAGCGCGCCCAGATCGCGCACTGGACCCGGCTGTTCGAAGGCCGCTTCGACGACGGCTACAAGGAATCGGTGCGCGCGGTCGGCATCGCCCATCACCGCATCGGGCTGAGCCCGAGCTGGTATGTCGGCGGCTACGCCTTCATCCTGGGCGAGATCATGGCGGCCCTGGCTCAGAGCATGGGCGGGACGCTGCTGACCGGCAGCCGGCTCGGCTCGATCGTGACCATGCAGCGCGCCGTGGTGTCGGCGGTTCTGATGGATCTCGACGCCGCCCTGTCCGTCTATTGGGACCGGCTGATCGACGAGCGGCTCCAGGCGGTGGATGCGATGGTCGATTCCATCGACCACGAGGCCAACGACGTGGTGGACAGCGTCGCCAGCTACACCGCGGACCTGCGCCGCACGGTCGGCGATCTGGACAGCGTCTGCGCAACGGTGAAGGACAGCATCACCAGCACGTCCGCCGACACGGCGGAGGCGTTGGACGCCGCCCAGACCGTTGCCTCCGGGGCGGAGCAGCTTCAGGCGGCAGTCGGCGAAATCTCGGTGCAGGTCGGCGGCGCATCCCGGATCGCCGGCGAGGCGGAGGAGAAGAGCGGCGAGGCCCGCCAGATCATGGCGCAGCTCAGCACCGCGGCGCAGGAGATCGGCGGCATCCTGAACATCATCCGCGCCATCGCCGGGCAGACCAACCTGCTGGCGTTGAACGCCACCATCGAGGCGGCGCGGGCCGGGGAAGCCGGCAAGGGCTTCGCCGTGGTGGCGACGGAGGTGAAGAACCTCGCCGGGCAGTCGGCCAAGGCGGCGGACGAGATCGCCGCCAAGGTCGGCGCCATCCAGGCGGTGGCGGAGCAGGCCATCACCGGCATGGACGGGGTGGCCACCACCATCACCACCATGCAGGAGATCAATTCCTCGATCGCCGCGGCGGTGGAGGAGCAGTCCTCCGCCTCGCGCGAGATCGCCCGCAACATCGGCGAGGTCGCCGGAATCTTCCGCGGCATCGCCAGCCGGATGACCGAGGTCAGCGGCGAGACCGAGCGCGCCACCACCGTGGCCTACACGGTCGGCGAAAGTGCCAACCGCATGCAGGAGGCGCTGGACACCCTGCCGTCGCTGCTGGCGCGGGCCATCCGCACCTCCTCCGATCTGGCGAACCGGCGCCACACGCGCCGCCGCCCGGTTCTGCTCGACGGCAGCGTGGACCAGACGCCGGCGCTGGTCCGCGACATCTCCGAATGCGGCTGCTACGCCGAGACGAAGGGGGCGGCGCCCAGCGGCGGGCAGGTCACCGTGTCGCTTCCCGGCTACAAGCTGTCGCTGCGCGGCTCGGTGGTGGCCCGGCACGACAACCGGCTGCACATCCGCTTCGACGAGCGCAAGATCGGCCGCGAGGAGGTGGACCGCATGAGCCGCGACGGGGTGGGAGAACTGGTCCGTCTCGCCAAGCAGGACCATCTCGCCTTCGTTGAGAAGATCATGGAGGCGGTGGGCGGCCAGCGCACGCTTCTGCCGGCGGACCTGTCCACCCATCACTCCTGCCGTCTCGGCCGCTGGTACGACAGCGTGAACGATCCCCGGACGATGCGCCTGCCCACCTACAGGGGCATGGCCACCCCGCATCGGACCGTCCATGAGTCGGGCCGCGAGGCGCTGCTCGCCCTCCAGGCCGGCAACCGCATGGAGGCCGAACGCCACGCCGCCGAGATGACGCGGGCGTCGGCGGAGGTGGTCCGGCTGCTCGACGAGATGGAGCGCGATTTCGCCCGGACCCTCGCCGAGGCCGCCGAGTAG